A segment of the Fusarium musae strain F31 chromosome 2, whole genome shotgun sequence genome:
ACCAGTATTTAGTCTCTCGTTTATCTTCGACTCAAAACTCTACGAACCATAGCGTCAAAATACCCACAATGCAACTCTCGAgcatcttggtcttggcagCTGCCTTTATGCCTTTCGCCACTGCAGATAATTGCGTGTCGCGAACCACGCCTTGTGTAAGTGgacatcatctttgacgtAGTGGTAAATTACTCATAATAAATACCAGTCTCCAATTGAAGTCTGCCAGAGTTTAAGTGGCATCAATGTATGTGGCACAACAGAACATGCTAGCCAATGCTCTACAATGGTTGTTCCTGACGACGATTCTGGATCTGTTTCGGTAAGTCTAAAACAACTCCAGCCTCATGAATGAGTAGCTAATAGTCCAAAAGTGTAAGTGCTGTAAGGCCTACGAGCACGTCGCATAAGTTTGCCTAAGTCAAGTTCCTGTACTACAGCAAGAGTTCTCATTGAAAAGGCTAGATTgagttataaatattattatctttggCTTCTACTACCTATAAAGTATTAAGGGTTGGACCATCTGTAAATTTACCATCATATGCCATGTTATTGATGTCCACCAAGAATGCACGCGATAAGCGCCAACAGTCAGTCAGCATTACTATAAGATCGTTATTGTCCGCTACTTTGACCATAGAAATGTAGCCGTCGTCTtactccttctccttcctcTGATGCTCAATACACTCAATGTCAGTCgcctcaaacttcttctcGGGTGCATCCTCAGAGTACTTCCCGAACACCTCGGAAATCTCTTCGAGCGATCGATTCTATGAACACAGTCAGCACAGGTCAATGATGAAAAAGCATGCCAAGGCAAGCCTATCGTGGTGGTCAATGGTGGGTCACCAATTGACACGAGGGCGTTGATTGATGACGTTGATGCAGTCATCTATGCGTGGTTTCCTGGTATGGAGTTTGGTAATGCGCTGGCTAGAGTGGTCTCCGGAGAAGTATCGCCATGCGCTCGACTTCCAACTACGTTTTGGGGTACGGTGGAAAATTACCCAGCTGACCACGTGGAGAGCCTTATGACTCCTAACAAGGAGATACATTATCGCGAGGGTCTCTACGCCGGGTACCGTCAACAGTCACTTCAGGCATACACCCCGCGTTTCGCTTTTGGCCATGGACTGTCATACACCGCATTCAGCTGTTCTATCAAGAGCCCGGCCTTGTCTGCATTTGGTCCGCGTCAAGAAATGGTAAAGGTCAGTGTAGAAATTCGAAACACTGGGTCGATGGCTGCCAGTCAGACTATTCTCCTTTCCATCGAAGCCTTGGAGCCAGcgacaccaagaccaagcgtAGAGCTACGAGCATTTGCAAAGACGGAAGTTCTGGAGCCGGGAACTTCCCAAGATATGGAGTTCTGCTTGAAAGTTCGGGACTTCTCGTATTGGGATGTCAAAGACCATCTTTGGCGCGTTGACGCGGGAAATTACATGAAAGCAGGGCGAACTCCATCAGTTATTGGGAGATCAATACCTGTAGTGGCTGAAAAATCGACTGTCCCGAAGTTTAACCTTTCGCCAGTGGAATACAGTACGGTAATAGACCGCATTAATATATGCATTAAACACTAAATATCAAGAGAAAAGTGTGAAGAGATTATTTATTGATCTTGACCCTGAATTGGCGGGCTTAAAAGTCCAATCCTAAAATACCTCGCCTCGGCCAGGTCTCACAGCCAAATGGGACCGGTGACAAGAGGAGCAGGTTATGTCAAACATCTTGGCCCAGAGGTCCAGATGGGCTATAGAGTCATGGAAtcattttacttataattatttagtatGTTTGTTCGGAGTCTCAGCAAACAGTTTATATATAGCCATCATATCCTCCTCCCCCAATCCATTTTCGTGAGCTTCTCTATAGAGAGAATTGCAAACTTGGATAAATGGGGTTTGAACTTGCGCACCTTCAGCTGCAGATTTGATGAGTTCTGTGCTGTTATAACAGTCTTTGATAGCAGCCTGCGGTGTCCAGTCCCCTTTGAGTATCTTTCcgatcttcatcttggagTATACGGATGCCATAGGACTATTGTTCAGAACCTCGCCAAAAGCCTCCAAGTCTAAGCCTTGAGCTCGTGCAAGATTCATCGACTCAGCAAGGCCCGTTGTTACGGAGATTAGGAAAAGGTTGGTCGCATATTTTGCCTTCAAGCCAGACCCGATTGGGCCACAGTAGATAGCGGCACGAGTGACAGGATCGACGACGGGCTTGAGTTGTTCAACAACCTCTCGGTCTCCAGCCATCATGCCTACAAGTTTTCCTTGCTCAGCTGGGACTTTACTGCCACTCACAGGCATCTCGACAAACTTCCCTCCCGCATCTTGGACCTGCTGCGCAAGCTTATGGCTGAAGTCAACAGACACAGAGCTTGTGTTGATGAGCGTTTTGCCACGGATGGCTTTCATGAATTTGTCATTGGCTTCGCTGTCGATCATAGATTGGATTGCTCGGCCGTCGAAGAGCATTGTGAAGATGACATCGGATTTCTCGACTACCTCTGAGGGCGTCCTTGCGGCTGTAGCACCAGCCTCAACGAGGGGCGTGCATTTGGCAGCATTTCGATTCCAGACGGTGACGGGGAATTGCCGACGAAGATTGAGGGCCATGGGCGTGCCCATCGTTCCCAAGCCTAGGAAGCCGATTCTCATATTGGCTATAAGGCGTATTGATGGAATTTGGAGTATACAGAAAATACACTATTCCGTGGGATCACTTTGTCTAATGAAGGCTTCGATCACGGCCAGTAAGTGATTTGGAGAGAGTTTGGTTAATTTTATGCCAGAGGAGAAATAATGCATCGTACGCCCTTGGCAATACAAGTCGCTCTACGGGCGCACCGGCTTTGGCAACAAACCCGATGGGTTGCGAAACGCCGATGGTAACCGCGAAGACATATTGACACCTGGACTACACCAGTTTAGATAGGATTGtataaggtacctagctaTGTCACTTTCTGTAGGGTAGAATTGAAGAAGCATGACGTTGATATAAGAATGAcagtaagtattaatttacaatataataaatacagGCGTAGCGAAGTACAACCCCCTCCGCAAGCCTTCCGCTCTATTGCGAGCAAGATGAGCAATCAACATTTCCATCCTTTTCATAATACTTAGTTCCGCTTTGAGATGAAGTACCAGAATCTCCCGGATTGCCACTGTAACTCGAGCAAAGACCCCCATTAGGAAGTCCTACGTAATCACCGAACTGGCAGCTCGGGTTGCCGTCGCAGCGCTGCATACACTCCTCAAAACTACCAACATAGACGTTGAAGTCTATTTGTCTGAAAAACACTGAGTTATCAACATCCACTGCCGTGTCGCAAAGGACCTCGAACTTGCACTGGCATGCGCTTTGAGGTGTGTAGGTGGTGCAGATTGGACCGACGGAGCGGGTCTTGGTAGTGATGGATGTAGTCTTGTCGACTTCGGTGGCTATCTGGGTGATGGTGGAGGTCTCTTGATCATCAGTGAAGGAGGTCAAAACTGTGGTAGCGTCGGCGGTTGTGGTTTCAGTGATTTGGGGTCCTGGGAGAGTGACGGTCACGTATCGAGTCTTTGCTGGAAGTGTCGTAGTGATGGTCACTGCAGGCTGGGTCTCCGTGTGGACATTGACAATCGTTTCCGGATGGGGCTCAACAGTCTCggtgatgatggaaacaGTCCCCTCGATAGTAGTTTCTTGAACTCCCATACAGGCACAAGCACTGCTGTACTGTTCGGCATCCGTGCATGATCCAGCATAGGATGGGATATCGGTTGGCCTGAGGATGTTCTTGGTGGATCGAGCGGCAATAGCACGCTTCGAGGGGAGGCCATAATAGGTTGTTTCCGTAATGCTAAAGGAGAGTCAGAATGAGACTTCACGAATGAGAGGTCAGTACATACGTGTTCACGTCAGTCTGAACAACTGTTTTGGTCTATGTTCTGTCAGCCCTTACATTCCTCAAATGGGTATCTCGATATGCTTACGTTGACGTCGGTTTCAAGGTAAGGGTCTGGTGTCTGTAAAACAATCAGCAATATGATCTCATGACGTATGAGCTTTCTAGAACTTACAATAGTGATGGTGACGGTCTTGGTAGGAGTGACAGCAACATAGACGGTCACAGGGTCCGATGTGACGCTGGTTGTGGCGCTAGATGGTGTCAGTTCTGCCTGCAGCATATGGACAGGGGGCCTACGTTTGATCGGACTGTGTCGCAGTCGCTTCATCCGTCTCCGGGCCCAGAGTCTCGGTATCCTTCAGGGTCACGGTCGATTGCTCCCCAGTCGCAGTCACAGTCGTTGCTGCAGGGACGGAAGTGTATCGAAGGAATGAAGAGCAGTCGCTCTCATGTGCAGGCGGCCATCTTCGAGCTCGACAATTAGAAAGTCCAACTGCTTTGAGGCATGTGTCCTGCGATGGTCAGTGAGGGAATGTTATAGTGAATATTTGTATTTACCTTGGTACAAGTGCCTGCATCGGCAGACACTGATGCGATAAGCAGAGCGGATAGCAATGTCACCTGCATTGTGAATTGTCTACGTCACGCGAACAGGAATGGCTGAACTAAAAACGCCATGAATCGAGGAGAACGGGATTCCTTATTTACTTGCTATCGGCATCTATTTCCGGTCCCTTTCGTgaatctcatctcatgaagctgttggtgaGAAAATAGTGCCGTAAAAAGCAGCCCATCTATAAACTATCGATTCTCAGAAGCATTCGGATCTTTGATAGCCAATCAAATGTTCCCTCACTGGCCCAAAACCTCCTAGCTTCGATTCTGCTTCCAATAGCGGCGGGCCTTACCCGACGCAATTTCCCGTTACGCGAGCTGACTACCCTAGAAGAAAGCCACCCGGTAAGGCTAGCCCTCGAAACTTGTAAAGCTCAACTTTCCAGAAGTTCCCAGCGgactttttccttttctttatacCACAGTCCTTCTACTGAAGATGTTTCGCAAGGTAATCCATAACTTGA
Coding sequences within it:
- a CDS encoding hypothetical protein (EggNog:ENOG41), whose translation is MYLLVRSHKALHVVSWVIFHRTPKRSWKSSAWRYFSGDHSSQRITKLHTRKPRIDDCINNRSLEEISEVFGKYSEDAPEKKFEATDIECIEHQRKEKE
- a CDS encoding hypothetical protein (EggNog:ENOG41~SMCOG1100:3-hydroxyisobutyrate dehydrogenase~antiSMASH:Cluster_2.1), whose product is MRIGFLGLGTMGTPMALNLRRQFPVTVWNRNAAKCTPLVEAGATAARTPSEVVEKSDVIFTMLFDGRAIQSMIDSEANDKFMKAIRGKTLINTSSVSVDFSHKLAQQVQDAGGKFVEMPVSGSKVPAEQGKLVGMMAGDREVVEQLKPVVDPVTRAAIYCGPIGSGLKAKYATNLFLISVTTGLAESMNLARAQGLDLEAFGEVLNNSPMASVYSKMKIGKILKGDWTPQAAIKDCYNSTELIKSAAEGAQVQTPFIQVCNSLYREAHENGLGEEDMMAIYKLFAETPNKHTK
- a CDS encoding hypothetical protein (antiSMASH:Cluster_2.1) encodes the protein MQVTLLSALLIASVSADAGTCTKDTCLKAVGLSNCRARRWPPAHESDCSSFLRYTSVPAATTVTATGEQSTVTLKDTETLGPETDEATATQSDQTATTSVTSDPVTVYVAVTPTKTVTITITPDPYLETDVNTKTVVQTDVNTITETTYYGLPSKRAIAARSTKNILRPTDIPSYAGSCTDAEQYSSACACMGVQETTIEGTVSIITETVEPHPETIVNVHTETQPAVTITTTLPAKTRYVTVTLPGPQITETTTADATTVLTSFTDDQETSTITQIATEVDKTTSITTKTRSVGPICTTYTPQSACQCKFEVLCDTAVDVDNSVFFRQIDFNVYVGSFEECMQRCDGNPSCQFGDYVGLPNGGLCSSYSGNPGDSGTSSQSGTKYYEKDGNVDCSSCSQ